Sequence from the ANME-2 cluster archaeon genome:
AGTATCATCTTTATCCTGGCCTTTAACTCGCCCAGGTCGAAGGGTTTGGTAACATAATCATCAGCACCGGTCTCAATCCCTTCTATCTTATCATCGATCTCGCCTTTGGCTGTTAACATTATTATCGGGATGTGGCCAGTTAATGTATCATCCTTTAACACTTTGCATACCGCAAACCCGTCCATGCCCGGCATCATCAGGTCCAGCAGTATCAAATCCGGATGAGCTGACCTTGTCTTTTCAATAGCTTCCATGCCGCTGGATGCTTCAACCACCAAGTAATCTTCGGCTTCCAGTGCCATTTTAAGAGGTATCAGGGCATCAAGTTCATCGTCCACTATCAGGATCTTTTGCCTTATATCCGACAGCATCTCGAGTTTTTCTTTTACTTCTTCTTCGCTGATCTGAAGTAATTCAGCAATACGGGAATAAGGCATTTCAGGGTCTTTTTCAATAATCTTAACTATTTCTTTTTCTATGTC
This genomic interval carries:
- a CDS encoding response regulator; this encodes MNPDDIEKEIVKIIEKDPEMPYSRIAELLQISEEEVKEKLEMLSDIRQKILIVDDELDALIPLKMALEAEDYLVVEASSGMEAIEKTRSAHPDLILLDLMMPGMDGFAVCKVLKDDTLTGHIPIIMLTAKGEIDDKIEGIETGADDYVTKPFDLGELKARIKMILRRTGV